Proteins co-encoded in one Actinomadura luteofluorescens genomic window:
- a CDS encoding DUF4132 domain-containing protein, translated as MSDDDSGTVQALLARVCESGEQGHRLALLLEEALPAAERLDAGALRELAPLLKRLEGRFARADVAIGYRERIDRRLRALLASVDVAYLPEGMLPVHDTWAAPLRKRVREAPSAELTRFVRHLVSLSAPRPTSKWHRTCVALADEAAARGDVAECLRVLAEDEPHCPREDGPHDESCGYHHLVHPHHGDVARGVLWAAALCGGPEVVPRLRAVALRTGTSGRDLYEGPKLAGAAINALGAIDDPGALEALWRLRAPVRNRALRKQLDTALEAAAGRQGITRAQLVERTVPAHGLGPDGSVEQAAGEHTVRVAVEDAATVRITFTGADGRASRTAPAAVKDGFPDELRRMKALAKEVRATLSSERARVEGLMSQDRVWPYAEWCEHYRDHPVTGAIVRGLIWEFQGEDGLWRASLGAPAGEAAHVRLWHPIRAALDDVRAWRERVVDEQVRQPFKQAFREIYLLTPAEERTATYSNRYAAHIVHYRRLYALFKERGWQANFLGRHDGGYNGEARGEFGGGEWRACFYHEPVDDEDGWTFEHAATDQVRFERGHGRRWREAPLADVPPLVFSEAMRDVDLFVGVTSIAADPDWADRGEDRRTAYWREAGFGALTASAEVRRAALERILPRTRIAGRCALDGRHLVVRGELRTYRIHLGSANVVMEPDGAYLCVVQGRRAPGTLYLPFEDERLSLILSKAFLLAADHKIADASIRRQIER; from the coding sequence ATGTCCGACGACGATTCCGGTACGGTCCAGGCGCTGCTGGCGCGTGTCTGCGAGTCCGGCGAGCAGGGCCACCGGCTCGCCCTGCTCCTCGAAGAGGCCCTGCCCGCCGCCGAGCGCCTCGACGCCGGTGCCCTGCGCGAGCTCGCGCCGCTGCTGAAGCGCCTCGAAGGCCGCTTCGCGCGGGCCGACGTCGCGATCGGGTACCGGGAGCGGATCGACCGCCGTCTGCGGGCTCTGCTGGCGAGCGTGGACGTGGCGTACCTGCCCGAGGGGATGCTCCCCGTTCACGACACGTGGGCGGCGCCGCTCCGGAAGCGCGTGCGGGAGGCGCCGTCGGCCGAGCTGACCCGGTTCGTCCGGCACCTGGTGAGCCTGTCCGCGCCGCGCCCCACGAGCAAGTGGCATCGGACGTGCGTCGCGCTCGCCGACGAGGCGGCCGCGCGCGGGGACGTCGCCGAATGCCTCCGCGTGCTCGCCGAGGACGAGCCGCACTGCCCCCGCGAGGACGGCCCGCACGACGAGTCCTGCGGCTACCACCACCTGGTCCACCCGCACCACGGTGACGTCGCGCGCGGAGTCCTCTGGGCGGCGGCCCTCTGTGGCGGCCCCGAGGTCGTGCCCCGCCTCCGCGCGGTCGCCCTGCGGACGGGCACGTCCGGCCGCGACCTCTACGAGGGCCCCAAGCTCGCGGGCGCGGCGATCAACGCGCTGGGCGCGATCGACGATCCGGGCGCGCTGGAGGCGCTCTGGCGGCTCCGCGCGCCGGTCAGGAACCGCGCGCTGCGCAAGCAGCTCGACACGGCGCTCGAGGCGGCGGCCGGGCGGCAGGGCATCACGCGGGCCCAGCTCGTCGAGCGCACCGTCCCCGCCCACGGCCTCGGCCCGGACGGCTCGGTGGAGCAGGCCGCCGGCGAGCACACGGTGCGCGTCGCGGTCGAGGACGCGGCGACCGTCCGGATCACCTTCACCGGCGCGGACGGCCGCGCCTCACGGACGGCTCCGGCGGCGGTCAAGGACGGCTTCCCCGACGAGCTGAGGCGGATGAAGGCGCTCGCCAAGGAGGTGCGGGCGACGCTGTCGAGCGAGCGGGCGCGCGTCGAGGGCCTCATGTCGCAGGACCGCGTCTGGCCCTACGCCGAATGGTGCGAGCACTACCGCGACCACCCGGTCACGGGTGCGATCGTCCGCGGGCTCATCTGGGAGTTCCAGGGGGAGGACGGCCTCTGGCGCGCGTCCCTGGGCGCCCCCGCCGGCGAGGCCGCGCACGTCAGGCTCTGGCATCCCATCCGGGCGGCCCTGGACGACGTGCGGGCCTGGCGGGAGCGCGTCGTCGACGAGCAGGTCCGGCAGCCGTTCAAGCAGGCGTTCCGCGAGATCTACCTCCTCACCCCCGCGGAGGAGCGCACCGCGACCTATTCCAACCGGTACGCGGCGCACATCGTCCACTACCGGCGGCTGTACGCGCTGTTCAAGGAGCGGGGCTGGCAGGCGAACTTCCTCGGCCGCCACGACGGCGGCTACAACGGCGAGGCGCGCGGCGAGTTCGGCGGGGGCGAGTGGCGGGCGTGCTTCTACCACGAGCCGGTCGACGACGAGGACGGCTGGACGTTCGAGCACGCCGCGACCGACCAGGTCCGCTTCGAGCGCGGGCACGGCCGGCGCTGGCGGGAGGCGCCGCTCGCCGACGTCCCGCCGCTGGTGTTCAGCGAGGCGATGCGGGACGTGGACCTGTTCGTCGGCGTCACCTCCATCGCCGCCGACCCCGACTGGGCCGACCGGGGCGAGGACCGCCGCACCGCCTACTGGCGCGAGGCGGGCTTCGGCGCGCTGACCGCGAGCGCCGAGGTCCGCCGCGCGGCGCTGGAGCGCATCCTGCCGCGAACGAGGATCGCCGGCCGCTGCGCCCTCGACGGCCGCCACCTGGTCGTGCGCGGCGAGTTGCGCACCTACAGGATCCATCTCGGGTCGGCCAACGTCGTGATGGAACCGGACGGCGCCTACCTGTGCGTCGTCCAGGGCCGCCGGGCCCCCGGCACGCTGTACCTGCCGTTCGAGGACGAGCGGCTCTCGCTCATCCTCAGCAAGGCGTTCCTGCTCGCCGCCGACCACAAGATCGCGGACGCCTCGATCCGGCGCCAGATCGAGCGTTGA
- a CDS encoding DUF4132 domain-containing protein — protein MTDDPRPPAALDLLDRPPGPAEPAEPPEPGVPAHGLGRDGSLARDIGGYQAVLAIADPMTVRLTFIGAEGRPLPTVPGALRASFAAQVKETKALARQVRATLAAERARVEALMAAERTWPYGQWCRHYRDHPVTGRVAHGLIWEFEEPDGHWHAATPGEDVLVTVDGRALPVPPRGARVRLWHPARAFPGAVRAWRDFVAGNRMTQSFRQAFRETYRPGQSGADLRGGRFDGESRRVLGEGAWRVGCPGGRARVTFERRAAGRWREEPHRAVPPTVFSEGMREADLFLRLAPAAEDDPFGAPSATAEIRGDVLRRILPGTRIAGRCSVDGRFLVVRGGLRTYRVHLGSGGVLMEPGDRRLGVEPPRRTGQKGLFLPFEDEGLARVLGTAFLLAADHRITDEAVLRQIKRGA, from the coding sequence ATGACCGACGACCCCCGGCCGCCGGCCGCACTCGACCTTCTGGACCGCCCGCCCGGCCCCGCCGAACCCGCCGAGCCCCCTGAGCCCGGCGTGCCCGCGCACGGGCTCGGCCGCGACGGCTCGCTCGCCCGCGACATCGGCGGCTACCAGGCGGTCCTCGCCATCGCCGACCCGATGACCGTCCGGCTCACCTTCATCGGCGCGGAGGGCCGCCCGCTGCCGACCGTCCCGGGCGCGCTCCGCGCGTCGTTCGCCGCGCAGGTCAAGGAGACGAAGGCGCTGGCGAGGCAGGTCCGCGCGACGCTGGCCGCCGAGCGGGCGCGGGTCGAGGCGCTGATGGCGGCCGAGCGGACCTGGCCCTACGGGCAGTGGTGCCGGCACTACCGCGACCATCCGGTCACCGGGCGGGTCGCGCACGGCCTGATCTGGGAGTTCGAGGAGCCGGACGGGCACTGGCATGCCGCCACGCCCGGTGAGGACGTGCTGGTCACCGTGGACGGCCGCGCCCTGCCCGTGCCGCCGCGCGGCGCGCGGGTGCGGCTGTGGCACCCGGCGCGGGCGTTCCCGGGCGCCGTCCGGGCCTGGCGGGACTTCGTGGCCGGCAACCGGATGACGCAGTCGTTCCGGCAGGCGTTCCGCGAGACCTACCGGCCGGGCCAGTCCGGCGCCGATCTGCGCGGCGGCCGCTTCGACGGGGAGTCCCGGCGCGTCCTCGGCGAGGGCGCCTGGCGGGTCGGATGCCCCGGGGGCCGGGCACGGGTGACCTTCGAGCGGCGGGCCGCGGGCCGCTGGCGGGAGGAGCCGCACCGGGCCGTGCCACCGACGGTGTTCAGCGAGGGCATGCGGGAGGCCGACCTGTTCCTGCGCCTCGCGCCGGCGGCGGAGGACGACCCGTTCGGCGCGCCGTCGGCGACCGCGGAGATCCGCGGGGACGTGCTGCGCCGGATCCTGCCCGGCACGAGGATCGCCGGCCGCTGCTCGGTCGACGGGCGGTTCCTCGTCGTCCGCGGCGGGCTGCGCACCTACCGCGTCCACCTCGGCTCCGGCGGCGTGCTGATGGAGCCGGGCGACCGCCGGCTGGGGGTCGAGCCGCCCCGGCGGACGGGCCAGAAGGGCCTGTTCCTGCCGTTCGAGGACGAGGGGCTGGCGCGCGTCCTCGGCACGGCGTTCCTGCTGGCCGCCGACCACCGGATCACCGACGAGGCCGTCCTGCGGCAGATCAAGAGGGGCGCCTGA
- a CDS encoding DUF4132 domain-containing protein produces MELTARLLQAMTDPTAQDEEFRTWYPDLSALSEQDLGTLVPAAYAVGREAPFVSMSVRLRIEDEAKQRQPRYTPEACERMFQSLVDGLAQRKWADLVLGTGTLVRCTGPWPDLSRPARTLAEFFLVHDRLDQPFALLAIAGLAGDDILRAVDRRLRQKWKGPIVHDELDTVVRLAPVERVLLAQVADSRSFNSPPVPSEVWERIAAVPACAEFARRALEAAAERARAVQEGEVPFRADSAFTGDEVAAVGLAARIALLRDEPWLPALFDRLLPGISVAPTQAKTLPSQALLYELVRAAQEFPTPELVTAIRTVRGNVRHAGVPKQLDKMLKKVEAALAERTEVALRLPDLGFGPGGVLRRELGGYTALVTITTGRAELTFEKDGTALKGVPVPVRRDHKDDVKELRDLVKRVNAQLVTLARALEGGFTADAVHPFGRWRDTLLRHPIAGPSVGALLWQIEAAPGDWRTVLPEAGELPDAADDAPVRLWHPIRSRPDEVRAWRDLLVDRRIRQPFKQAFREIYLLTPAEADTVTYSNRFAAHLVHYRRMFALFRARGWTSALLGPWDGGGSDEAARTLAAGEWRVRFSHVLADWQGEHEIAGTNRVVFDRRGDGGGWREAALADVPPLVFSEAMRDVDLFVGVSSIAADPMWEDGEAHEYWVRAWYADLGESARSRRDALERVLPRTRIADRCTIDGRHLVVRGELRTYRIHLGSANIVMEPDDAFLCIVPERRAAGAKVFLPFEDERLSLILSKAFLLAADAAIDDESILTQIKRGA; encoded by the coding sequence ATGGAGCTGACCGCGCGGTTGCTGCAGGCCATGACCGACCCGACGGCGCAGGACGAGGAGTTCCGCACCTGGTATCCCGACCTGTCGGCGCTGTCCGAGCAGGACCTCGGCACCCTCGTGCCCGCCGCCTACGCGGTCGGCCGGGAGGCGCCGTTCGTGTCGATGTCCGTCCGGCTCAGGATCGAGGACGAGGCCAAGCAGCGGCAGCCGCGCTACACGCCGGAGGCGTGCGAGCGGATGTTCCAGTCGCTCGTCGACGGGCTGGCCCAGCGCAAGTGGGCGGACCTCGTCCTCGGTACGGGCACGCTGGTCCGCTGCACGGGGCCCTGGCCCGACCTCTCTCGCCCGGCCCGGACGCTGGCCGAGTTCTTCCTCGTCCACGACCGCCTCGACCAGCCCTTCGCGCTGCTCGCGATCGCCGGGCTCGCGGGCGACGACATCCTGCGCGCGGTCGACCGCCGCCTGCGCCAGAAGTGGAAGGGACCGATCGTGCACGACGAGCTGGACACCGTCGTGCGCCTCGCTCCGGTGGAGCGGGTGCTGCTCGCCCAGGTGGCCGACAGCCGCTCGTTCAACTCCCCGCCCGTCCCGTCCGAGGTGTGGGAGCGCATCGCGGCCGTCCCCGCGTGCGCCGAGTTCGCCCGCCGGGCCCTTGAGGCCGCGGCCGAACGCGCCCGCGCCGTCCAGGAGGGGGAGGTCCCGTTCCGCGCGGACAGCGCGTTCACCGGCGACGAGGTCGCCGCCGTGGGGCTCGCTGCGCGCATCGCGCTGCTGCGCGACGAGCCGTGGCTGCCCGCCCTGTTCGACCGGCTCCTGCCCGGCATCTCGGTGGCCCCGACGCAGGCGAAGACGCTGCCGTCCCAGGCGCTGCTGTACGAGCTCGTCCGGGCCGCGCAGGAGTTCCCGACGCCCGAGCTGGTCACCGCGATCCGGACCGTCCGCGGGAACGTCCGGCACGCCGGGGTGCCCAAGCAGCTCGACAAGATGCTCAAGAAGGTCGAGGCGGCCCTCGCCGAGCGGACCGAGGTCGCGCTGCGCCTCCCCGATCTCGGCTTCGGGCCCGGCGGCGTCCTGCGCCGGGAACTCGGCGGCTACACGGCCCTTGTCACGATCACCACGGGCAGGGCCGAGCTGACCTTCGAGAAGGACGGCACGGCGCTGAAGGGCGTCCCCGTGCCCGTCCGCCGCGACCACAAGGACGACGTCAAGGAGCTCCGCGACCTCGTCAAACGCGTCAACGCCCAGCTCGTCACGCTCGCGCGGGCGCTGGAGGGCGGCTTCACCGCCGACGCCGTCCACCCGTTCGGCCGGTGGCGGGACACGCTGCTGCGCCATCCGATCGCCGGGCCGTCGGTCGGCGCGCTCCTCTGGCAGATCGAGGCCGCCCCCGGCGACTGGCGCACCGTCCTGCCCGAGGCGGGCGAACTGCCGGACGCCGCCGACGACGCGCCCGTCCGGCTGTGGCACCCCATCAGGTCGCGGCCGGACGAGGTGCGCGCCTGGCGCGACCTGCTCGTCGACCGGCGGATCCGGCAGCCGTTCAAGCAGGCGTTCCGCGAGATCTACCTCCTCACCCCCGCGGAAGCGGACACTGTCACGTACTCCAACCGGTTCGCCGCGCACCTCGTCCACTACCGGCGGATGTTCGCCCTGTTCCGGGCCCGCGGCTGGACGAGCGCCCTGCTCGGCCCCTGGGACGGCGGAGGTTCCGACGAGGCGGCCCGGACGCTCGCGGCGGGGGAGTGGCGGGTCAGGTTCTCCCACGTCCTGGCCGACTGGCAGGGCGAGCACGAGATCGCCGGCACGAACCGGGTGGTGTTCGACCGCCGCGGCGACGGCGGCGGCTGGCGGGAGGCGGCCCTCGCCGACGTCCCGCCGCTGGTGTTCAGCGAGGCGATGCGGGACGTGGACCTGTTCGTCGGCGTCTCCTCCATCGCCGCCGACCCCATGTGGGAGGACGGCGAGGCGCACGAGTACTGGGTCCGCGCGTGGTACGCCGACCTCGGCGAGTCGGCCCGGTCCCGCCGGGACGCGCTGGAACGCGTCCTGCCGCGCACCAGGATCGCTGACCGCTGCACGATCGACGGCCGCCACCTGGTGGTGCGGGGCGAGCTGCGCACCTACCGGATCCACCTCGGCTCGGCCAACATCGTGATGGAACCGGACGACGCGTTCCTCTGCATCGTCCCGGAGCGCCGCGCCGCCGGGGCCAAGGTCTTCCTGCCGTTCGAGGACGAGCGGCTCTCCCTCATCCTCAGCAAGGCGTTCCTGCTCGCCGCCGACGCCGCGATCGACGACGAGTCCATCCTGACGCAGATCAAGCGAGGTGCCTGA
- a CDS encoding flavin-containing monooxygenase yields MTHSVVIIGSGFGGIGMAIRLRRAGVRDVVILERAGDLGGTWRDNTYPGAACDVPSHLYSFSFERKTDWSRRFPPQAEILEYLRHCAREHGVLDLIRFGAEVTEARFDEDAALWRISTTTGDLAARVLVSACGQLNRPELPSIVGRESFAGPAFHSSRWDHGADLRGRRVAVIGTGASAIQIVPEIAREAAELTLFQRSAPYVIDKPDRPYRDWERTALRAVPWLQSLSRARIYASFEARALGFIKYPRLMGVMERGFRRHLAEQVPDPALRAELVPGYRMGCKRILLSGDYYPALNRPNVHLVTDPIERVTPAGVRTAGGEHEADVIVYATGFRSTEFLSPMKIVGRGGRELNEAWRDGAQAHLGITVSGFPNLFLLYGPYTNLGHNSIIYMLESQFRYVLGCVEALRGAGLDWIDVRPDVQDAFTREMRERMRSTVWEAGCQSWYMTAGGKVVNNWPGYTFAYRRATRRPDPRHFRARRATAR; encoded by the coding sequence ATGACGCACAGCGTGGTGATCATCGGGAGCGGGTTCGGCGGCATCGGGATGGCGATCCGGCTGCGGCGGGCCGGCGTCCGCGACGTGGTGATCCTGGAGAGGGCGGGCGACCTCGGCGGGACCTGGCGCGACAACACCTACCCCGGCGCGGCCTGCGACGTCCCCTCCCACCTGTACTCGTTCTCGTTCGAGCGCAAGACCGACTGGTCGCGCCGCTTCCCGCCGCAGGCGGAGATCCTGGAGTACCTGCGGCACTGCGCCCGCGAGCACGGCGTCCTGGACCTGATCCGGTTCGGCGCCGAGGTGACCGAGGCGCGGTTCGACGAGGACGCGGCGCTCTGGCGGATCTCCACCACGACCGGGGACCTCGCGGCCCGGGTGCTCGTCTCGGCGTGCGGGCAGCTCAACCGGCCCGAACTCCCCTCGATCGTGGGGCGCGAGTCGTTCGCGGGGCCGGCCTTCCACTCCTCCCGCTGGGACCACGGCGCCGACCTGCGCGGCAGGCGGGTCGCGGTGATCGGGACCGGCGCGAGCGCGATCCAGATCGTCCCGGAGATCGCCCGGGAGGCGGCGGAGCTGACGCTGTTCCAGCGGTCCGCGCCCTACGTGATCGACAAGCCGGACCGGCCGTACCGGGACTGGGAGCGGACCGCGCTGCGGGCCGTCCCCTGGCTCCAGTCGCTGAGCCGCGCCCGGATCTACGCCTCGTTCGAGGCCCGCGCGCTCGGCTTCATCAAGTACCCGCGGCTGATGGGGGTCATGGAGCGCGGCTTCCGCCGGCACCTCGCCGAGCAGGTCCCCGACCCGGCGCTGCGCGCCGAACTCGTCCCCGGGTACCGGATGGGATGCAAGCGGATCCTGCTGTCCGGCGACTACTATCCGGCGCTGAACAGGCCGAACGTCCACCTCGTCACCGACCCGATCGAGCGCGTCACCCCGGCGGGCGTCCGGACGGCGGGCGGCGAGCACGAGGCCGACGTCATCGTCTACGCGACCGGGTTCCGCTCCACCGAGTTCCTGTCCCCCATGAAGATCGTCGGACGGGGCGGGCGGGAGCTGAACGAGGCGTGGCGGGACGGCGCGCAGGCGCACCTCGGCATCACCGTCAGCGGCTTCCCCAACCTGTTCCTGCTGTACGGGCCCTACACCAACCTCGGGCACAACTCGATCATCTACATGCTGGAGTCGCAGTTCCGGTACGTCCTCGGATGCGTGGAGGCGCTGCGCGGCGCGGGCCTCGACTGGATCGACGTGCGGCCGGACGTGCAGGACGCGTTCACCCGGGAGATGCGGGAGCGGATGCGCTCCACCGTCTGGGAGGCGGGCTGCCAGAGCTGGTACATGACGGCGGGCGGGAAGGTCGTCAACAACTGGCCCGGCTACACCTTCGCCTACCGCCGCGCGACCCGCCGCCCCGACCCGCGGCACTTCCGCGCGCGGCGCGCGACCGCCCGGTAG